A genomic region of Chitinophagales bacterium contains the following coding sequences:
- a CDS encoding L-histidine N(alpha)-methyltransferase produces the protein MNDELANHFLSSKKTWNTKTETEYIWFDQPYHLYLEHEQAMAYIEMIEKDNFAHSLHDPIVNLIKEQVNNILPNSLIKLEFYDLGPGLPKKSIPIIEGANKRKIPLKYIPVDISKSFLEITANEMKKYGIVSNSINCLFEELPEHILPKNDYDITRIFQIGLTFNNYRPNYILSLLNKLMQVNDFSIIITEFYSKDKLESILTPYKDTYAEKFNWLALNLLGFKKQDFKYETKYRNQRIEMGFRPCKVIKFKHLELTPKNLIVTAISYRYTEYGLTRNIQTHFKHFEMLQKGNLAIYIIKN, from the coding sequence ATGAATGACGAATTAGCTAATCACTTCCTTTCAAGTAAAAAAACTTGGAATACAAAAACCGAGACTGAGTATATCTGGTTTGACCAACCCTATCACTTATACTTAGAACATGAACAGGCTATGGCATACATAGAGATGATCGAAAAGGATAATTTTGCTCATTCTCTACATGATCCTATTGTAAATCTTATTAAAGAACAAGTTAATAACATTCTTCCTAACAGCTTAATAAAGCTGGAATTTTACGACTTGGGCCCGGGTTTACCTAAAAAGTCTATTCCGATAATAGAAGGAGCAAATAAGAGGAAAATACCTCTCAAATATATCCCTGTAGATATTTCCAAAAGTTTCTTAGAAATCACAGCGAATGAAATGAAAAAATATGGAATTGTCTCCAATAGTATTAACTGCTTGTTTGAAGAACTACCTGAACATATTTTACCAAAGAATGACTATGACATAACTAGGATTTTTCAAATTGGTTTGACATTTAATAACTACAGACCAAATTACATTTTGAGCCTACTAAATAAATTGATGCAAGTCAATGATTTCAGTATAATCATAACTGAGTTCTATAGCAAAGACAAATTAGAGAGCATCTTAACACCATATAAAGACACCTATGCTGAAAAATTTAATTGGCTAGCACTTAATCTTTTAGGTTTCAAAAAACAAGACTTTAAATATGAGACAAAATATAGGAATCAAAGAATTGAAATGGGTTTTCGTCCATGTAAAGTAATCAAATTCAAACATCTTGAATTAACTCCCAAGAACTTAATTGTAACAGCAATATCTTATAGATACACGGAATATGGATTAACAAGAAATATTCAAACACACTTTAAACATTTTGAGATGTTGCAAAAAGGAAATTTAGCCATATACATAATCAAAAACTGA
- the xerA gene encoding site-specific tyrosine recombinase/integron integrase translates to MKKIILSPVKHRGKERVKIEFEKDEEILGKLRKLFNDLRWSRTHRSWHVPYSKDISWQLLRAFKKEAWIDYTQLLKERKTEKSPDKPKELPYLDAGRMEKISAFKAYLRSKRYSENTVKTYTDAVNTFLRFHINKPVEYIDNADFIKFNNEYILKNGYSASYQNQVVNGVKLFFKIVDNKLMDAALIHRPRREKKLPNVLSKEEVKIILEAQGNLKHRAMLSLIYSCGLRRSELLNMKINDIDSKRNIVLIRQSKGKKDRIVPLSLKILHMLREYFKAYKPEKWLFEGQFKGNRYSEKSLENVLKQAVKKAKITKPVTLHWLRHSFATHLLESGTDLRYIQELLGHNSSRTTEIYTHVSTKSLQKIKSPFDDL, encoded by the coding sequence ATGAAAAAGATAATTTTAAGCCCAGTGAAACACAGGGGAAAGGAAAGGGTAAAAATAGAGTTTGAAAAGGACGAAGAAATCTTAGGCAAACTCAGAAAATTGTTTAATGACCTGCGCTGGAGCAGGACACACAGAAGCTGGCATGTGCCCTATTCCAAAGATATAAGCTGGCAATTGCTAAGGGCATTCAAAAAGGAAGCATGGATAGATTATACGCAATTGTTAAAAGAAAGAAAAACAGAAAAAAGCCCTGATAAGCCTAAGGAATTACCATACCTGGATGCTGGTAGAATGGAAAAAATCAGTGCCTTCAAAGCTTATCTAAGATCAAAACGCTACAGCGAGAATACCGTTAAAACCTATACGGATGCTGTCAATACTTTTCTTCGCTTTCATATAAACAAGCCAGTAGAATACATAGACAATGCAGATTTTATCAAGTTCAACAATGAATATATCCTCAAAAACGGATACTCGGCTTCTTATCAAAACCAGGTGGTAAATGGCGTGAAGCTGTTCTTTAAAATAGTGGATAATAAACTGATGGATGCCGCATTGATCCACCGGCCAAGACGGGAAAAGAAGCTGCCCAATGTGCTGAGCAAAGAGGAAGTGAAGATTATATTGGAAGCTCAAGGCAACCTGAAGCACCGAGCCATGCTCAGCTTAATATATAGTTGCGGGCTAAGAAGAAGTGAGCTGCTGAATATGAAAATAAATGACATTGACAGTAAAAGAAACATAGTCCTTATAAGGCAAAGCAAAGGAAAAAAAGATCGCATTGTGCCTTTGTCGCTCAAGATACTACACATGCTCCGTGAATATTTTAAAGCATATAAGCCTGAAAAATGGCTTTTTGAGGGACAGTTCAAAGGGAACCGGTACAGTGAAAAAAGTTTGGAGAATGTACTTAAACAGGCAGTAAAAAAAGCAAAAATCACAAAACCTGTTACCTTACATTGGTTGAGGCATAGTTTTGCCACACATTTGTTGGAGAGCGGCACAGATTTACGCTACATACAGGAGCTATTGGGTCATAATAGCAGCCGTACAACAGAAATATATACCCATGTAAGTACCAAAAGCTTACAAAAAATAAAAAGTCCTTTTGATGATTTATAA
- a CDS encoding TonB-dependent receptor has translation MNVKNLVITVLPILLVLCSAEWLFAQQKYTISGYVKEAATGESMLAVNVVVKELNQGTTSNEFGFYSLNLPEGNYTLEFSFLGFERTTKQVALKENTRLNVELNDAAIMKDEVVISGERQDKNVESTEISTVELSMKSVKSIPALFGEVDVLKAIQFLPGVQSAGEGSSGFYVRGGGPDQNLILLDQAVVYNTGHLFGFFSVFNSDALKNVKLIKGGMPARYGGRLSSVVDITMKDGNSKEYQVEGGIGVIASRLTVQGPIVKDKASFIVSGRRTYLEAFYPILDKIKGGDFSGNKYFFYDLNAKVNYKVSDKDRFYLSAYFGKDVFNYDSGDGFFDINIPWGNRTATFRWNHLFNSKLFMNLSAIYNDYRFEVSSGFKDVRFDLFSGIRDLSAKMDFDYSPNPNHSVKFGVLYTHHVFTPYSATGFAGEAQFQTDSLSQKYAHEVAAYLEDDISLHSRFKVNIGLRASMFTLVGPLNRTYYNNETGEIIDQRFYTKGENIAQHWGLEPRMSFRFTVDDHSSLKGGFTMNNQYIHLVTSATSTLPTDLWVPSTDIVKPQIGFQYSLGYFRNFLNDLLETSVELYYKDMRNQIEYGESYVPTLNTDIEDAFVFGRGYSTGAEFFVKKTRGDFNGWLGYTLSWTWREFPDINEGERFPATFDRRHDLSVVASYKINEKWSLGATFVYGTGQATTVPVGRYFIEGQVVNEYGDRNAYRMPAYHRADISATYIIPREKYYSDLTISIYNVYSRRNPYFIYYDVEGSIEDQNLEIQAKQVSLFPILPSLTWNFKF, from the coding sequence ATGAATGTCAAAAATCTTGTTATCACTGTGCTCCCGATTTTGCTTGTGCTTTGCTCTGCCGAATGGCTTTTCGCGCAGCAGAAATATACCATCAGCGGATATGTGAAAGAAGCGGCAACGGGGGAGAGTATGCTTGCTGTGAATGTAGTGGTTAAAGAATTGAACCAGGGCACCACAAGCAATGAGTTTGGTTTTTATTCGCTGAATTTACCGGAAGGCAATTATACGCTTGAGTTTTCATTTCTCGGATTTGAGCGCACAACAAAGCAGGTGGCCCTGAAAGAAAACACCAGGCTGAATGTGGAGCTGAATGATGCGGCCATAATGAAAGATGAAGTGGTGATTTCGGGTGAAAGACAGGATAAAAATGTGGAAAGTACGGAGATAAGTACGGTGGAATTGTCTATGAAAAGCGTGAAATCCATTCCTGCCTTGTTTGGCGAGGTGGATGTACTGAAGGCCATTCAGTTTTTACCGGGTGTGCAATCGGCAGGAGAGGGCAGCTCGGGATTTTATGTGCGCGGTGGTGGTCCCGATCAGAATTTGATTTTACTGGATCAGGCGGTGGTCTATAATACAGGACATTTATTTGGCTTTTTCTCGGTTTTCAATTCCGATGCGCTGAAGAATGTGAAATTGATAAAAGGTGGAATGCCGGCCCGCTATGGAGGGCGATTGTCATCGGTAGTGGACATTACTATGAAAGATGGCAACTCCAAAGAATACCAGGTGGAAGGGGGCATTGGTGTGATTGCGTCAAGGCTTACAGTGCAAGGACCGATTGTAAAAGACAAAGCGTCATTTATTGTTTCGGGCAGAAGGACCTATCTGGAAGCTTTTTACCCAATTTTAGACAAAATTAAAGGTGGGGATTTTTCAGGCAACAAGTATTTTTTTTACGACCTGAATGCCAAGGTCAATTATAAAGTATCGGACAAAGACCGCTTTTACCTCAGTGCCTATTTTGGAAAGGATGTGTTCAATTATGATTCGGGCGATGGGTTTTTTGACATCAATATTCCCTGGGGCAACAGAACGGCCACATTTCGCTGGAATCACCTGTTCAATTCCAAGCTTTTCATGAATTTATCGGCCATTTACAATGACTATCGCTTTGAGGTCAGTTCCGGTTTCAAGGATGTGCGATTTGACCTCTTTTCAGGAATTCGCGACCTGAGTGCCAAAATGGATTTTGACTATTCCCCCAATCCCAATCATTCTGTGAAGTTTGGTGTACTTTATACCCATCATGTTTTTACACCATACAGCGCTACAGGATTCGCAGGTGAAGCGCAGTTTCAAACCGATAGCCTGAGTCAGAAATACGCCCATGAGGTGGCTGCTTATCTGGAAGATGACATCAGTTTGCACAGCAGGTTTAAGGTGAATATTGGCCTGCGCGCTTCTATGTTTACTTTGGTAGGGCCGCTTAACCGTACTTATTACAATAATGAGACAGGAGAAATTATTGATCAGCGCTTTTATACCAAAGGTGAAAATATTGCGCAACACTGGGGGCTGGAGCCGAGGATGAGTTTCCGCTTTACTGTGGATGATCATTCTTCCCTCAAGGGTGGTTTTACGATGAACAATCAATACATACATCTTGTCACCAGTGCTACTTCCACATTGCCCACAGACCTTTGGGTGCCGAGTACGGATATAGTAAAACCGCAAATAGGCTTTCAGTATTCGCTGGGCTATTTCCGCAATTTCCTGAATGACCTGCTGGAAACTTCAGTAGAGTTGTATTACAAGGATATGCGCAATCAAATAGAATATGGGGAAAGCTATGTGCCTACCTTGAATACAGATATTGAGGATGCATTTGTTTTTGGGCGCGGTTATTCAACAGGGGCGGAGTTTTTTGTGAAAAAGACCCGAGGCGATTTTAATGGTTGGCTGGGCTATACGCTGAGCTGGACCTGGCGTGAATTTCCGGACATCAATGAAGGGGAGCGTTTTCCCGCTACATTTGATAGAAGACATGACCTTTCTGTTGTGGCTTCCTATAAAATCAATGAGAAATGGTCCTTGGGCGCTACATTTGTTTATGGAACCGGGCAGGCCACAACCGTTCCTGTAGGGCGCTATTTTATAGAAGGACAGGTAGTGAATGAATACGGTGATCGCAATGCATATAGGATG